One genomic window of Rhizomicrobium sp. includes the following:
- a CDS encoding helix-turn-helix transcriptional regulator has protein sequence MRSIVSFKRKMLRNPAVKEEYDALEEEFALINELLAARTRARLTQAQVARRMGTSQSAVARLESGRSPSMASLRKYAAATGSRVEIKLAPVPRKRRAVP, from the coding sequence ATGAGAAGCATCGTGTCGTTCAAGCGGAAGATGCTCAGAAACCCCGCCGTCAAGGAGGAATACGACGCCCTCGAAGAGGAGTTCGCCCTCATCAACGAACTGCTCGCCGCCCGCACGCGGGCCAGGCTCACCCAGGCGCAGGTCGCGCGGCGCATGGGCACCTCGCAATCGGCCGTGGCGCGGCTGGAGAGTGGGCGGTCGCCCTCGATGGCGTCGTTGCGCAAATACGCCGCCGCCACCGGCAGCCGGGTGGAGATCAAGCTGGCGCCCGTGCCGCGCAAGCGCCGCGCCGTGCCTTAA
- a CDS encoding pyruvate kinase — protein MGLEKLDSIAVLLRDVRALRDEIAADGKALYRTWRARIDRRAFVASPLNFAHYLILRRADLRQLQRRLMVLGLSSLGRCEGHVLTTLDTIAWALGRMAGTDDLRRPGERQFFRGAVRLAANTAELFGPPRDGRSGRIMVTLGTEAADDPRLVPDLVARGADIVRINCGHDDAEVWRRMIENTRAAARPVRVLMDIAGPKVRMEKTIAPPDRKHLLVGDTLLLCPKIDASREAFGFQATCAPKGVLERLKVGDAVSVDDGKLRGTIVAAVEGGFAVKITDGRLKGVKIKAGRGLNFPAVDLDLDPLTEKDLRDLDFVARHADLVGHSFVQNGKQVAVLQKELAARRPDWQRLGLVAKIETPAAVLNLPEIIVQAAGRQPLAVMIARGDLAVEIGFERVAEMQEEILWLCEAAQVPAIWATQVLEGLIQEGLPSRGEMTDAAMSVQAECVMLNKGPNLAAGVDALDRLIRRMGENQTKKTPTLRALHSWPQKTDE, from the coding sequence ATGGGCCTGGAAAAACTCGACTCGATTGCGGTGCTGCTCCGCGATGTCCGCGCGCTGCGCGACGAGATAGCGGCCGACGGAAAGGCGCTCTACCGCACTTGGCGCGCCCGGATCGACCGGCGCGCCTTCGTGGCAAGCCCGCTCAATTTCGCGCATTATCTCATCCTCAGACGGGCCGATCTGCGCCAGTTGCAGCGCCGCCTGATGGTCCTGGGGCTTTCCTCGCTGGGCCGCTGCGAGGGCCATGTCCTGACGACGCTCGACACCATCGCCTGGGCGCTGGGGCGGATGGCGGGAACGGACGATCTTCGGCGTCCCGGCGAGCGCCAGTTCTTCCGCGGCGCGGTCCGGCTCGCGGCCAACACCGCCGAACTGTTCGGCCCGCCGCGCGACGGCCGCTCCGGCCGCATCATGGTGACGCTCGGGACCGAGGCGGCCGACGATCCCCGGCTGGTGCCCGATCTGGTGGCGCGCGGCGCCGACATCGTGCGCATCAATTGCGGCCATGACGACGCCGAGGTCTGGCGGCGCATGATCGAAAATACCCGCGCCGCGGCGCGCCCGGTCCGCGTGCTGATGGATATCGCCGGCCCCAAGGTGCGCATGGAAAAGACCATCGCGCCGCCGGATCGCAAGCATCTTCTGGTCGGCGACACGCTGCTGCTCTGCCCCAAGATCGACGCCAGCCGCGAGGCCTTCGGCTTCCAGGCGACCTGCGCGCCCAAGGGGGTGCTGGAGCGGCTGAAGGTCGGCGACGCGGTCTCGGTCGACGACGGCAAGCTGCGCGGCACGATCGTCGCGGCCGTCGAAGGCGGCTTCGCGGTGAAGATCACCGACGGGCGCCTGAAGGGGGTGAAGATCAAGGCCGGGCGCGGGCTCAATTTTCCCGCCGTCGATCTCGATCTCGATCCGCTCACCGAGAAGGATTTGCGCGACCTCGATTTCGTCGCGCGCCACGCCGACCTCGTCGGCCATTCCTTCGTGCAGAACGGCAAGCAGGTCGCGGTGCTGCAGAAGGAACTCGCGGCGCGGCGGCCGGACTGGCAGCGGCTCGGCCTGGTCGCAAAGATCGAAACGCCCGCCGCCGTCCTGAACCTGCCGGAGATCATCGTGCAGGCCGCCGGGCGCCAGCCGCTCGCGGTGATGATCGCGCGCGGCGACCTCGCGGTGGAGATCGGCTTCGAGCGCGTCGCCGAAATGCAGGAGGAGATCCTCTGGCTCTGCGAGGCCGCGCAGGTCCCGGCGATCTGGGCGACCCAGGTGCTGGAGGGACTCATCCAGGAGGGCCTGCCCTCGCGCGGCGAGATGACGGACGCGGCGATGTCCGTCCAGGCCGAATGCGTGATGCTCAACAAGGGACCGAACCTGGCCGCCGGCGTCGATGCGCTCGACCGCCTGATCCGGCGCATGGGCGAAAACCAGACCAAGAAGACGCCGACGCTGCGCGCCCTCCATT
- a CDS encoding BglII/BstYI family type II restriction endonuclease, translating to MPNHPLVPKDITARYHVQEWRHGLAILSTAHPKEWSEVLEALREFRLLKSDILKPGGRKSEVAGKIDRALTARGWREKAFDTKIIVDDVPHPSPTHSVDCYKNRIALEVEWNNKDPFYDRDLNNFRLLFDLRAIDVGVIVTRSSELQAIFDDLGRGPSYGASTTHFAKLLPRIEGGGGGGCPIVAFAIKKECYVDDSV from the coding sequence ATGCCGAATCATCCCCTTGTCCCGAAGGACATCACTGCCCGCTACCACGTGCAGGAGTGGCGGCACGGTTTGGCGATCCTGTCTACGGCGCACCCGAAGGAATGGAGCGAAGTTCTCGAAGCCCTTCGCGAGTTTCGGCTTCTCAAGAGCGACATTCTCAAGCCCGGTGGCAGGAAATCCGAAGTCGCCGGCAAGATCGACAGGGCGCTCACGGCGCGCGGATGGCGAGAGAAAGCCTTCGACACGAAGATTATCGTGGATGACGTTCCGCACCCATCGCCGACGCACTCCGTGGATTGCTACAAGAATCGGATCGCGCTCGAAGTCGAGTGGAACAACAAGGATCCGTTCTATGATCGCGACCTCAACAATTTCCGCCTGCTCTTCGATCTGCGGGCCATCGACGTCGGTGTCATCGTGACACGCTCAAGCGAATTGCAGGCGATTTTCGACGATCTGGGCCGAGGACCAAGCTATGGGGCTTCGACAACGCATTTCGCGAAGCTGCTGCCACGCATCGAAGGCGGTGGCGGAGGCGGGTGCCCCATCGTCGCCTTTGCGATCAAAAAGGAATGCTATGTCGACGACAGCGTCTGA
- a CDS encoding MT-A70 family methyltransferase, whose protein sequence is MSTTASDDLRAFVGNQRFGTVLADPPWRFANRTGKMAPEHKRLARYETMTVEEICALPVPQVARDRAHLYLWVPNALMPDGLRVLQAWGFTYKTNLIWHKVRKDGGPDGRGVGFYFRNVTEMVLFGVRGKNIRTLAPGRRQVNFLATRKQEHSRKPDEQYAIIEACSEGPYLEMFARGRRDGWTSWGAQADDGYQPSWKTYAHNSGVLRAVGGR, encoded by the coding sequence ATGTCGACGACAGCGTCTGACGATCTTCGCGCCTTTGTCGGCAACCAGCGCTTCGGAACGGTGCTGGCCGATCCGCCGTGGCGCTTCGCCAACCGCACCGGAAAGATGGCGCCCGAGCACAAGCGGCTCGCGCGCTACGAAACGATGACGGTCGAGGAGATTTGCGCCCTGCCGGTGCCGCAGGTCGCGCGCGACCGCGCGCATCTTTATTTGTGGGTGCCGAACGCGTTGATGCCGGACGGGTTGCGCGTGCTCCAAGCGTGGGGGTTCACGTACAAGACCAATCTCATCTGGCATAAGGTGCGGAAGGACGGCGGCCCGGACGGCCGCGGGGTTGGCTTCTATTTCCGCAATGTGACCGAAATGGTTCTGTTCGGCGTGCGTGGAAAGAACATCCGCACGCTCGCGCCGGGACGCCGGCAGGTGAATTTCCTGGCGACGCGCAAACAGGAGCATTCGCGCAAGCCGGATGAGCAGTACGCGATTATTGAGGCATGCTCGGAAGGGCCGTATTTAGAGATGTTTGCGCGTGGTCGGCGCGATGGATGGACCTCGTGGGGCGCGCAGGCGGATGATGGATACCAACCAAGTTGGAAAACCTATGCACATAACTCAGGCGTCCTTCGAGCCGTCGGCGGTCGATAG